One genomic window of Phoenix dactylifera cultivar Barhee BC4 chromosome 6, palm_55x_up_171113_PBpolish2nd_filt_p, whole genome shotgun sequence includes the following:
- the LOC120110973 gene encoding pterocarpan synthase 1-like, giving the protein MMTSKIIFFAAVSAATLAVILLAVVSPLPKKSQSTRSRPWLALSLYMQPPHLPNPRREATLHANSAFIFQHKLTEGPKNTSRVIGKARGFIVPIEHSALSAFNIIYLTLDTPEYSGSLSVEAKQVGHGTREELTVVGGTGSFAFARGLAVLSQAEGPSLADAAYHLTLRLRFPGAIPG; this is encoded by the coding sequence ATGATGACATCCAAGATAATATTCTTTGCAGCAGTCTCGGCAGCAACGCTGGCTGTTATCCTTCTGGCCGTGGTCTCACCTCTCCCCAAAAAATCACAGAGCACTCGGTCAAGACCTTGGCTGGCTCTCTCCCTCTACATGCAGCCTCCCCACCTTCCAAATCCCCGCCGAGAAGCAACCTTGCATGCTAACAGCGCATTCATCTTCCAACACAAGCTCACGGAGGGACCAAAGAACACCTCCCGAGTCATCGGAAAAGCACGAGGCTTCATTGTTCCGATCGAGCACTCGGCGCTTTCCGCGTTCAACATCATATATCTCACCCTTGATACGCCGGAGTACTCCGGTAGCCTCAGTGTGGAGGCCAAGCAGGTGGGACATGGGACCAGAGAGGAGCTTACCGTGGTCGGCGGGACAGGGTCTTTTGCCTTCGCTAGGGGACTCGCAGTTTTATCTCAGGCAGAGGGACCATCCCTGGCTGACGCCGCTTATCACCTCACCTTAAGGCTGAGATTCCCCGGCGCGATACCAGGATGA
- the LOC103707481 gene encoding zinc finger BED domain-containing protein RICESLEEPER 2-like translates to MAAASDTEPVTTETTPQPSKRRRKKSLVWEHFTIEAVAGGCTRACCKLCKQTFAYSSGSKIAGTSHLKRHIALGSCPKIKNQEKKMLALTSGSKADETFGEPPPKRRYRMSGFANAAFDQDVSCVYLAKMIIVHDYPLHMVEHPAFISFVQSLQPRFKMADFNAIEAEILAIYQKEKQSLMQVFGTMPGRVSLTIGLWTTSQTLGYVCLTGQFIDSDWRLHRRMLNFMMVSSPHSENALSEAIGVSLSDWSMKSKLFTITLDNNCSSHDIYSANLRDHLSNKNTLMLKGQLFVVRCYAHILNVVAQDVIASIHGIIYNIRESVKFIKASPAREENFAEIALQLEIPSTKTLSLDVTTQWNTTYLMLVAALEYKQAFTVLETCDDNYNEAPSTEDWKKVEIVCTYLKLLYDSANVIMATADPTSNIFFHEAWKIQLELTNATLNEDVLVSSFAKEMHEKFDKYWKDCSLVLAIAVVMDPRFKLKLVEFSFSKIYGADAGRYAKVVNDSIHELYLEYVAQPLPLTPAYEEQGEATGNNINGNENGNDNNRPANLVSNGDGLLDFDLYLSEMAVNQPTKSELEQYLEESLVPRIQEFDILNWWKLNNLKYPTLSKMARDVLAIPMSMVSTGSSIFASGTGSRVLDEYRSSLRPETVEALFCAKDWLQYLPTMAEPPSTAIVKMEL, encoded by the coding sequence ATGGCTGCAGCTAGTGACACTGAACCAGTCACTACAGAAACAACTCCACAACCTTCAAAGCGCAGGAGAAAGAAGTCATTGGTCTGGGAACACTTCACTATTGAAGCTGTGGCTGGAGGATGTACACGGGCTTGTTGCAAGTTGTGCAAGCAAACATTTGCTTACAGTAGTGGGTCGAAGATTGCAGGCACTAGCCACCTCAAGAGGCATATTGCTCTGGGCTCCTGTCCTAAAATCAAAAATCAGGAAAAGAAAATGCTTGCGCTTACTTCAGGTTCAAAAGCCGATGAAACTTTCGGTGAACCCCCTCCCAAAAGACGCTACAGAATGTCTGGCTTTGCAAATGCTGCATTTGACCAGGACGTCAGCTGCGTATATCTTGCAAAGATGATCATTGTGCATGACTATCCTCTTCACATGGTTGAACATCCCGCTTTCATATCTTTCGTTCAAAGTCTCCAACCTCGCTTCAAGATGGCAGACTTCAATGCCATTGAAGCAGAAATATTAGCCATTTATCAGAAAGAAAAGCAAAGCCTCATGCAAGTCTTTGGAACTATGCCTGGAAGGGTTAGCCTCACCATAGGCTTGTGGACAACAAGTCAGACTCTCGGATATGTTTGCCTTACTGGGCAATTCATCGACAGCGACTGGAGGCTGCACAGAAGAATGCTTAACTTCATGATGGTATCATCTCCTCATTCAGAAAATGCTCTTAGTGAAGCTATCGGGGTTAGCCTTTCAGATTGGAGCATGAAGTCCAAGTTATTCACCATCACTTTAGACAATAATTGCTCATCTCATGACATCTACAGTGCAAATCTCAGAGACCACCTGTCCAACAAGAACACGCTCATGCTCAAGGGTCAGCTGTTTGTTGTCCGTTGCTATGCCCATATCTTGAATGTAGTTGCTCAAGATGTGATTGCTTCAATCCATGGTATTATATACAACATCCGTGAAAGTGTGAAATTTATCAAAGCTTCTCCAGCCCGTGAAGAAAATTTTGCTGAGATTGCCTTGCAACTTGAAATTCCTAGCACAAAGACATTGTCTCTTGATGTTACAACACAGTGGAACACAACTTACCTCATGCTGGTGGCCGCTTTGGAATATAAACAAGCATTTACTGTATTGGAAACATGCGACGATAACTATAATGAAGCACCATCGACTGAGGACTGGAAGAAGGTAGAGATTGTTTGCACGTATCTGAAGCTTCTATATGACTCTGCAAATGTCATTATGGCAACGGCTGATCCAACTTCAAATATATTTTTCCATGAGGCATGGAAAATCCAGCTAGAGCTGACCAATGCGACACTGaatgaagatgttctggtgagcAGCTTTGCAAAAGAGATGCACGAGAAGTTTGACAAATATTGGAAAGACTGCAGCCTTGTCTTGGCAATTGCTGTGGTTATGGACCCTCGtttcaagttgaagcttgtgGAGTTCAGTTTCTCAAAAATCTATGGTGCGGATGCTGGTAGATATGCCAAGGTAGTGAACGACAGCATCCACGAGCTCTATCTTGAGTATGTTGCCCAGCCACTTCCATTGACTCCAGCTTATGAAGAACAAGGGGAAGCCACCGGCAACAACATCAATGGCAATGAAAATGGCAATGACAACAATCGGCCAGCAAACCTGGTTTCTAATGGTGATGGGCTTCTAGACTTTGATCTCTATCTCTCTGAGATGGCTGTGAACCAGCCAACAAAGTCGGAGCTAGAGCAGTATCTGGAAGAGTCCCTCGTTCCACGGATCCAAGAGTTTGACATCCTCAACTGGTGGAAGCTCAACAATCTCAAGTACCCAACGCTTTCCAAGATGGCCCGGGATGTCTTGGCCATTCCGATGTCCATGGTGAGTACAGGCTCCTCCATATTTGCCAGTGGAACAGGAAGCAGAGTGCTGGACGAGTATAGAAGTTCGCTGCGTCCTGAGACAGTGGAGGCTCTGTTCTGTGCAAAAGATTGGCTCCAGTATTTGCCCACCATGGCAGAGCCACCATCAACAGCGATTGTCAAAATGGAGCTCTAG
- the LOC103707482 gene encoding hemoglobin-2-like, with the protein MALFNEGCGEPAAKGFTEEQEALVLASWKAMKKDAAAHGLKFFLRIFEIAPSATRLFSFLRDSDAPLESNPKLKTHAMSVFVMTCESAAQLRKAGKVTVRETTLKKLGASHFKSGVLDEHFEVTRFALLDTIKEAVPGMWSPEMKNAWAEAYDQLVAAIKQEMKPLPSA; encoded by the exons ATGGCCCTGTTCAACGAGGGATGCGGCGAGCCGGCGGCGAAAGGTTTCACCGAAGAGCAGGAGGCCCTTGTGCTCGCATCCTGGAAAGCCATGAAGAAAGATGCCGCCGCCCACGGGCTCAAGTTCTTCCTCAG AATCTTTGAGATCGCGCCCTCAGCAACTCGGCTCTTCTCTTTCCTGCGCGACTCCGATGCGCCCCTCGAAAGCAACCCCAAGCTCAAAACCCATGCCATGTCCGTCTTTGTCATG ACTTGCGAGTCGGCAGCACAACTGCGGAAAGCGGGTAAGGTTACAGTGAGGGAGACGACTCTAAAGAAGCTGGGTGCGAGCCATTTCAAGTCTGGTGTGCTCGATGAACACTTTGAG GTGACCAGGTTTGCGCTTCTGGACACGATAAAGGAGGCAGTCCCGGGCATGTGGAGCCCCGAGATGAAGAACGCTTGGGCGGAAGCTTACGACCAGCTGGTTGCGGCTATTAAGCAAGAGATGAAGCCTCTTCCCTCAGCATAG
- the LOC103707479 gene encoding uncharacterized protein LOC103707479, which yields MGICSSCQATAAAVEATATVKVVLQDGKLEEFSRPVKAANVLQKDPTCFVCNSDDMEFGGFVSAVSADEELQPGQLYFLLPLSELRRPIRAEEMATLAVRASAALMSGASSASRCHKGSLAPLVFPAGGRRSGVEAGGGGGGRVAMAEGDRRRPRRAGGRGRSFTSKLSAIAE from the coding sequence ATGGGGATCTGCAGCTCGTGCCaggcgacggcggcggcggtggaggcGACGGCGACCGTGAAGGTGGTGTTGCAGGATGGAAAGCTGGAGGAGTTCTCAAGGCCGGTCAAGGCAGCGAACGTGCTGCAGAAGGACCCCACGTGCTTCGTGTGCAACTCTGACGACATGGAATTCGGCGGCTTCGTCTCTGCCGTCAGTGCCGACGAGGAGCTCCAGCCAGGGCAGCTCTACTTCCTCCTCCCGCTCTCCGAGCTGAGGCGACCCATCCGCGCCGAGGAGATGGCCACACTCGCAGTCCGGGCCAGCGCCGCCCTCATGTCCGgcgcctcctccgcctcccgctGCCACAAAGGCTCCTTGGCGCCCCTCGTATTCCCTGCCGGGGGGCGCAGGTCCGGCGTTGAAGCTGGTGGAGGCGGAGGGGGCCGGGTGGCGATGGCGGAGGGCGACAGGAGGCGGCCGAGGAGAGCCGGTGGCAGGGGACGTAGTTTCACGAGCAAGTTGAGTGCAATTGCGGAGTAG